One genomic segment of Acinetobacter oleivorans DR1 includes these proteins:
- a CDS encoding two-partner secretion domain-containing protein translates to MNKNSYRIIYSKARQMFVAVAENVRSQTKASGQSEASTQSNINNTESQAFHQLWQVKALVASISLWMPLAPVYAGIVADSAANAANRAVIGAGKNSAGTVVPVVNIQTPKNGISHNIYKQFDVLAEGAVLNNSRQGATTQTVGNVAANPFLATGEARVILNEVNSSAASRFEGNLEVAGQMADVIIANPSGISIKGGGFINANKAIFTTGKPQLNADGSIKQFTVDQGKITVSANPNSKFGLGGNNNDANYVDLYARALELSAELRAKNDIQVIAGANNVSADLQDVTAKTGTGTAPTLAVDVKALGGMYANNIYLMGTEKGLGVTNAGTIQAVNNLVITSAGKIEHSGTISSTSKTQGLVNIQTTGTDAAADINSSGSINSNSMLNIDSGNNLNVNAKEILINVGSLASSPLIVNAKGNINLAADTRIMDDSQGGDVYIDAANINLAAGSELKSNRGTATIQVQKDLVAAKGAKLIAAKDLNVLSNGKLSLTENHIQASLGSINLQANSANTQNLIDLQGGTIYAGKDLNLYSSGDLNLKNLGFSLENAATRVKNIKAYSGRDLVWNNADKALPLITGMVQLDAANNLTVTAKEISNKDSIQLHANQITLNSALTSQKNIDVSSEIADLVLSQALKAQGDINLTALAGGVTANSLKATSSAGKISILANKNINLNSTQTTKAMPSADKDELTTDQTVISGLRGVTLGSIGDGTVNLQSVQVNASQGDILVSSNNGINLKVNNDVVVTGDTGRFKTVNNVLKGQTVSIENSKSDIKIQNTDLSSTVGKLAINSRAGMSTIIDSVLTSKGNTELYAKDLLTLQGVNATSDQHLAVSSGRTVYSNAEYTPATKWIADKVTNLTSKGVTSVTATGNQVLQNTNLTGGAVLLEAGGFIAGQTGLNLNAVGSDLLKNDTKLNSLNGDLTIQTNSNLTIDPKVYSLKAVGDIELVSKTGTLTLKGYGGTTGNGSEQVIKLDTANGGINLEGAKVDVQGSQLTAQKDIKIVSTNGDLVVDGVRNTITNQHTDEYKAKITKLDEEIKILQKSSDYEAIIAFFMKEALKVYARISSGELIEGSPEMERELQKALQKTTKEFPEYVSKYGPLRDQKDFYSEMIKLFNVGYVNGEVHSGSKIISNTGNIQLVSNKGLSISGSSIDAKDGKVNFEAAGTLDGEGYNIQGKYNNPTENSVKKGVIKGSIIIDANQDSYEQGSPSDNDYRWFSPVSPTTINGTKGVSIKATGKQSTDNLILQGVAITSENDVDIEAYKNIIFDVAINNSFNKSQKTETKSKWYGKKKTITTTQTDEKSGGLSVDIDAKNINIKSQAKNTPAMSGQNRTSIDMYSSQLTAIDGKINIQAGGDLNFLTADDVSLNTTDISKKSSFLGVKLNKSHTTNTRNVKSELPAELNADYIGTKSGFDTRLTGTVFNYLEGAEIQAGGTITLEGASTTVTETLKKESNSVVWQSMQDKGSITETAQLPSFNGPVLPTFKAAGGLSVQVPISEKDANKVELRDEILKLANQPGNAYLKELVNRKDVDWQTVLLTQKDWDYKSQGLTGAGAAIIVIIVTIVTMGSGTAAAAGAAGGAAASGTTVGLGASMLGAAGVTTTAAGAIVPSALGAMANAAITSLAAQASIGLINNGGDIGKTLKDLGSKDSIKNLAASVVTAGLMSQVGTTLNIKLNDMPRLERLTNNFIQGVGSNIISSSIQGNNLSDNLNAIILSGLTNALHAEVAQGIGENFSPLLKDNPDLFDKVLHKIIHIAAGCAIGSVQKQCEAGAIGAGVGEILAEAMVNDNLNNQTPINELEIKNYGKLLSGIISAYAGYDVNTAANAAETVIENNAFVSAKVKLEGAKRSCTDAGFAYGSSGCKEFLTKKYEMQPALRNALVQSKVSEIIFETLEDVTPIWGNIKAFRDAETKTDYFVAGITVFPIAKWVNSGKKVITLILKDGSEVDAIISSAGTGYRIYVPQVGKDITEQMAKGKTVTSTTFKPGARQTINNIKGVDKSGNNWSVNLIGDGTKMNKAAQVTYIDVSPAGVKTTKMANIPYDSRGLPIFDDIAKFTTPITTHKTESTQFKYASLSLWEAIQKGQINSSQFTSEQLKQIQAGASKIKGYTWHHNAQSGPNNMQLLPEVVHDAVKHIGQDSLKKGVIIK, encoded by the coding sequence ATGAACAAGAATAGTTATCGCATTATTTATAGCAAAGCACGTCAAATGTTTGTGGCGGTGGCCGAAAATGTACGAAGCCAAACCAAGGCATCAGGCCAAAGTGAAGCAAGTACCCAGAGCAATATTAATAACACTGAATCTCAGGCATTTCATCAACTCTGGCAAGTGAAAGCATTGGTTGCCAGTATAAGTTTGTGGATGCCTTTAGCACCTGTCTATGCGGGTATTGTGGCGGATAGTGCAGCAAATGCTGCGAATAGAGCAGTGATTGGTGCTGGTAAGAACTCGGCTGGTACAGTTGTTCCTGTCGTTAATATTCAAACTCCCAAAAATGGGATATCTCATAATATTTATAAACAGTTTGATGTACTGGCTGAAGGTGCCGTCCTGAATAACAGCCGCCAAGGGGCTACGACACAAACGGTAGGAAACGTTGCAGCCAACCCGTTTTTAGCTACAGGTGAAGCACGAGTTATTTTAAATGAAGTAAATTCATCAGCGGCTTCACGCTTTGAAGGGAACTTGGAAGTTGCAGGGCAAATGGCAGATGTGATTATTGCCAACCCATCTGGTATTAGTATTAAAGGTGGTGGCTTTATTAATGCCAACAAGGCAATTTTCACCACAGGTAAACCTCAGTTAAATGCTGATGGTAGTATCAAGCAGTTTACGGTTGACCAAGGAAAAATTACGGTTTCAGCAAACCCTAATTCTAAATTTGGACTAGGTGGAAATAATAACGATGCAAATTATGTAGACCTCTATGCGCGTGCATTAGAACTTAGTGCTGAACTACGTGCTAAAAATGATATTCAGGTCATTGCCGGGGCGAATAATGTCAGTGCAGATTTACAGGATGTTACTGCTAAAACTGGTACTGGAACCGCACCGACATTGGCGGTAGATGTTAAAGCGCTGGGTGGGATGTATGCCAATAATATTTACTTGATGGGAACTGAAAAAGGTTTGGGCGTGACTAACGCAGGGACTATTCAGGCAGTAAATAATCTGGTGATTACCAGTGCCGGAAAAATTGAACACAGTGGCACAATCAGTTCGACCAGTAAAACCCAAGGTTTAGTGAACATACAAACAACGGGTACTGATGCAGCTGCCGATATCAACTCATCAGGCAGTATTAACAGTAATAGCATGCTAAATATCGATTCAGGTAATAATCTGAATGTAAATGCTAAAGAAATTCTTATTAATGTCGGTAGCCTGGCTTCATCACCTTTAATCGTTAATGCCAAAGGTAATATCAATCTGGCTGCTGATACCCGCATTATGGATGACTCACAAGGTGGAGATGTCTATATTGATGCAGCGAATATCAATCTTGCCGCTGGATCAGAACTCAAAAGTAACCGTGGTACAGCAACCATACAAGTACAAAAAGACTTGGTTGCAGCAAAAGGCGCAAAACTGATTGCTGCCAAAGATTTAAATGTTTTAAGTAACGGTAAGTTATCACTTACAGAGAACCATATACAGGCATCATTAGGTTCAATCAATCTACAAGCAAATTCGGCTAATACCCAAAACTTGATTGATCTTCAAGGCGGAACGATTTATGCGGGTAAAGATCTAAACCTGTATAGTTCAGGAGATCTGAATCTAAAGAATCTTGGATTTTCACTTGAAAATGCTGCAACCAGAGTTAAAAACATTAAAGCCTATAGTGGACGTGATCTGGTCTGGAATAATGCTGACAAGGCACTTCCCCTTATTACAGGTATGGTTCAACTTGATGCAGCCAATAATTTAACCGTTACAGCAAAAGAAATTTCCAATAAAGACAGTATCCAACTCCATGCCAATCAAATAACACTCAATAGTGCACTGACGTCACAAAAAAATATTGATGTGAGTTCCGAAATTGCTGATCTTGTTTTAAGTCAGGCACTCAAGGCTCAAGGTGATATTAATCTAACCGCACTTGCTGGTGGAGTTACTGCAAATAGCTTAAAGGCCACATCTTCGGCTGGAAAGATTTCTATACTTGCTAATAAAAATATAAATTTAAACTCGACCCAGACAACCAAGGCGATGCCTTCAGCTGATAAAGATGAATTAACAACTGATCAGACGGTTATTAGTGGTTTAAGAGGCGTAACGCTTGGCTCGATTGGTGATGGCACCGTTAACTTGCAATCAGTACAAGTTAATGCGAGTCAGGGCGATATATTAGTTTCGAGTAATAATGGAATCAATCTAAAAGTTAATAATGATGTAGTTGTTACTGGGGATACGGGCCGATTTAAAACGGTAAATAATGTTCTAAAGGGACAAACTGTTTCGATAGAAAATAGTAAATCTGATATTAAAATCCAAAATACAGACCTCAGCTCTACGGTTGGTAAACTTGCGATCAATAGTAGAGCAGGTATGAGCACAATTATCGACAGTGTATTAACATCAAAAGGTAATACCGAACTCTATGCAAAAGATTTACTGACTTTACAGGGTGTGAATGCTACATCAGACCAGCATCTGGCGGTAAGCTCTGGTCGTACGGTTTATAGCAATGCTGAGTATACGCCAGCGACCAAATGGATTGCGGATAAAGTCACTAACTTAACATCTAAGGGTGTGACCTCTGTAACGGCTACAGGAAACCAAGTATTACAAAATACAAATTTAACAGGTGGAGCGGTTTTATTAGAGGCGGGTGGTTTTATTGCAGGCCAGACTGGATTGAACTTAAATGCGGTCGGAAGTGATTTACTCAAGAATGATACAAAGTTAAATAGCCTGAATGGTGATTTAACAATTCAAACCAATTCTAACTTAACGATTGATCCAAAAGTTTATAGTTTAAAAGCAGTGGGTGATATTGAACTTGTTTCTAAAACCGGTACTTTAACTTTAAAAGGCTATGGAGGAACAACTGGTAATGGATCAGAACAAGTTATTAAGTTGGATACAGCAAATGGCGGTATCAATTTAGAAGGTGCTAAAGTTGATGTTCAAGGTTCACAGTTAACAGCACAAAAAGATATTAAGATCGTCTCGACAAATGGTGACTTGGTGGTTGATGGAGTTAGAAATACAATTACTAATCAACATACTGATGAATATAAGGCAAAAATAACAAAGCTAGATGAAGAGATAAAAATATTACAAAAGTCGAGTGACTATGAGGCCATAATTGCATTCTTTATGAAAGAGGCTCTTAAAGTCTATGCAAGAATTAGTTCGGGAGAATTAATAGAAGGAAGCCCTGAAATGGAGAGAGAGCTTCAAAAAGCTCTTCAAAAGACGACTAAGGAATTCCCAGAATACGTTTCAAAATATGGTCCGCTAAGAGACCAAAAAGATTTTTATTCAGAAATGATAAAACTATTTAACGTAGGTTACGTAAATGGAGAAGTACACTCTGGTTCAAAAATTATCAGCAACACAGGCAACATCCAGCTCGTATCTAATAAAGGTTTAAGTATAAGTGGTTCATCAATTGATGCGAAAGATGGAAAGGTCAATTTTGAAGCTGCTGGAACCTTAGATGGTGAGGGATATAATATTCAAGGAAAATACAATAACCCTACTGAAAACAGTGTAAAAAAAGGTGTTATTAAAGGCAGTATTATTATTGACGCTAACCAAGACTCATATGAGCAAGGAAGTCCTTCTGATAATGATTATCGTTGGTTTAGTCCAGTAAGTCCTACAACTATTAATGGAACTAAAGGTGTTTCTATAAAAGCTACAGGCAAGCAGAGTACAGATAATTTAATTTTACAAGGCGTGGCAATTACCTCAGAAAATGATGTAGATATTGAAGCTTATAAAAATATAATTTTTGATGTTGCAATTAATAATAGTTTTAATAAATCTCAGAAGACTGAGACCAAAAGTAAATGGTATGGCAAAAAGAAAACGATTACCACAACGCAGACTGATGAGAAAAGTGGTGGCTTATCCGTCGATATTGATGCAAAAAATATTAATATTAAGAGTCAAGCAAAGAATACGCCTGCTATGAGTGGTCAGAATCGTACTAGTATTGATATGTATTCAAGTCAACTAACCGCGATTGATGGAAAAATTAATATTCAGGCAGGTGGTGATCTAAACTTTTTAACTGCTGATGATGTATCACTGAATACAACAGATATCAGTAAAAAAAGTTCATTTCTTGGTGTCAAACTGAATAAGTCACATACCACGAATACGCGGAATGTGAAATCAGAATTACCTGCAGAATTAAATGCCGATTATATCGGAACCAAGTCTGGATTTGATACTCGTTTAACAGGAACTGTATTCAACTATCTAGAAGGAGCAGAAATCCAAGCGGGCGGGACTATTACTTTGGAGGGAGCCTCGACTACTGTTACAGAAACTCTAAAAAAAGAGAGTAATAGTGTTGTTTGGCAGTCAATGCAAGATAAAGGCTCAATTACTGAAACTGCTCAATTACCAAGTTTTAACGGTCCAGTCTTACCTACTTTTAAAGCCGCTGGTGGTTTAAGTGTACAAGTTCCAATTAGTGAAAAAGACGCTAATAAAGTTGAGTTGCGGGATGAAATTCTAAAACTGGCTAATCAGCCAGGTAATGCATATCTCAAAGAATTAGTTAACCGAAAAGATGTTGATTGGCAAACAGTTTTATTAACCCAAAAAGATTGGGACTATAAATCACAAGGTTTAACAGGTGCTGGGGCAGCAATTATTGTCATCATTGTAACAATTGTTACGATGGGTTCAGGTACGGCGGCGGCGGCTGGTGCAGCAGGAGGAGCTGCTGCAAGCGGTACTACTGTTGGACTTGGCGCAAGCATGCTCGGTGCTGCTGGCGTTACTACAACTGCAGCTGGAGCAATCGTTCCATCAGCTCTAGGTGCCATGGCAAATGCCGCAATTACCAGTCTGGCAGCTCAAGCAAGTATTGGTTTGATTAATAACGGCGGAGATATTGGTAAAACACTAAAAGATTTAGGAAGTAAAGATTCTATTAAGAATTTAGCAGCATCTGTAGTTACTGCTGGACTAATGAGCCAAGTAGGCACCACTTTAAATATTAAATTAAATGATATGCCTCGGCTAGAGAGACTGACTAATAATTTCATACAAGGTGTTGGTTCTAATATTATTAGTAGTAGCATTCAAGGTAATAACCTATCTGATAATTTAAATGCTATTATCTTATCAGGATTAACCAATGCTCTACATGCTGAAGTAGCACAAGGAATAGGAGAAAACTTTTCCCCTTTATTAAAAGATAATCCTGATCTTTTTGATAAGGTACTTCATAAAATTATTCATATCGCAGCAGGTTGTGCTATAGGCAGTGTACAAAAACAATGTGAGGCGGGCGCAATTGGTGCTGGAGTTGGCGAAATTCTTGCAGAGGCTATGGTTAATGATAATTTAAATAATCAAACTCCTATTAATGAGTTAGAAATTAAAAATTATGGAAAGTTGTTATCAGGAATAATCTCTGCATATGCTGGATATGATGTTAATACTGCTGCAAATGCAGCAGAAACAGTCATTGAGAATAATGCATTCGTGAGTGCTAAAGTTAAACTGGAAGGTGCTAAAAGGAGCTGTACAGATGCTGGATTCGCCTATGGTTCTAGTGGCTGTAAAGAGTTTTTAACTAAAAAATATGAAATGCAACCCGCATTACGCAATGCTTTAGTACAAAGTAAAGTTTCTGAAATTATTTTTGAAACACTTGAAGATGTAACTCCTATTTGGGGGAATATAAAAGCATTTAGAGATGCTGAAACTAAAACTGATTATTTTGTTGCTGGTATAACGGTTTTCCCTATAGCTAAATGGGTAAACTCAGGCAAAAAAGTAATTACTTTAATTTTAAAAGATGGTAGTGAAGTTGATGCCATTATTTCAAGTGCGGGTACAGGATACCGTATTTATGTACCACAAGTTGGCAAAGATATTACTGAGCAAATGGCTAAAGGAAAAACAGTAACATCTACAACTTTTAAACCTGGTGCACGACAAACAATTAATAATATTAAAGGTGTGGATAAATCAGGGAATAACTGGTCGGTTAATTTAATTGGTGACGGTACCAAAATGAATAAAGCGGCTCAAGTAACTTATATAGATGTTAGTCCTGCAGGTGTGAAAACTACTAAAATGGCCAATATTCCTTATGATAGTAGAGGTTTACCTATTTTTGATGATATTGCTAAATTTACGACACCAATTACTACACATAAGACGGAATCTACACAATTTAAGTATGCAAGCTTATCACTATGGGAAGCTATACAGAAAGGTCAAATCAACTCAAGTCAATTTACAAGTGAGCAGCTAAAGCAAATACAAGCTGGGGCTAGTAAAATAAAGGGTTATACTTGGCATCATAACGCTCAATCCGGACCAAATAACATGCAGTTATTACCAGAAGTTGTACATGATGCAGTTAAGCATATTGGCCAAGATTCATTAAAAAAAGGGGTAATTATTAAATGA
- a CDS encoding SMI1/KNR4 family protein, with product MMQDIGDQYPNGTIDKEVIESFALSLGVTFPPEYIELISKHDGLYPEISDFDYVDTDGELNISTVELGGYLHEPRIEGMQFPEGDDDYEGKLIGFGATPGGNFICFDYRLPWIKDQPKIVLVLHDDFYDSGKNEGKRKVLYLADNFVHFINSLHEFIEY from the coding sequence ATGATGCAAGATATTGGTGATCAATACCCAAATGGTACAATCGATAAAGAAGTTATTGAGAGTTTTGCGTTGAGTTTAGGTGTGACTTTTCCACCAGAATACATTGAACTTATTTCTAAACATGATGGGCTTTATCCTGAAATTTCTGACTTCGACTATGTAGATACTGATGGGGAGCTGAATATCAGTACAGTTGAATTAGGAGGATATTTGCATGAGCCACGTATAGAGGGGATGCAATTTCCTGAAGGTGATGATGATTATGAGGGAAAGCTCATAGGATTTGGAGCGACACCTGGTGGAAATTTTATTTGTTTTGATTACAGACTTCCTTGGATCAAAGATCAACCAAAAATCGTACTTGTTTTACATGATGACTTCTATGATTCTGGAAAAAATGAAGGTAAAAGAAAGGTTCTATATCTAGCAGATAACTTTGTACACTTTATAAATTCTTTACATGAATTTATTGAGTACTAA
- a CDS encoding LysR family transcriptional regulator, producing the protein MKPKKLNQVTDFDIKLLKIFKTVCDCHSFTSAESILGISRSAISLHMSDLENRLGIRLCQRGRAGFALTDEGREILEYIEVLTASIEDFRSKVNQMHNRLKGEFNIGIINNLVTMPSGYITNTLAQLAEEHSEVIINISMSTLSDIECRVLDNRLHAGAIPLVTPLSGLDYFNLYSESSFLYCGKNHPLFGKCSKMDLDELKEWQAVLPNYAITPEAAKLHQLLDCKATASDREGIAFLILTGKFLGFLPDHYAKKWVEDGFMQAVSKEKMHYSTPICLITHKGKNHNIILKTFMEMLEKRIIGS; encoded by the coding sequence ATGAAACCTAAAAAATTAAATCAAGTCACTGATTTTGATATTAAATTACTTAAAATATTTAAAACGGTTTGTGACTGTCACAGCTTTACGTCTGCCGAAAGTATTCTTGGTATTAGTCGTTCTGCAATTAGTTTGCATATGAGTGATTTAGAAAACCGTCTAGGCATTCGGTTATGCCAACGTGGCCGCGCAGGGTTTGCATTGACTGATGAAGGTCGTGAAATTTTAGAATATATAGAAGTGCTCACCGCCTCTATCGAAGACTTTCGCTCTAAAGTCAATCAAATGCACAACCGTCTAAAGGGCGAATTTAATATAGGTATTATTAATAACCTCGTGACCATGCCAAGTGGCTACATTACCAATACGCTGGCACAACTCGCCGAAGAACATTCTGAAGTAATCATTAACATTAGCATGAGTACGCTTTCAGATATTGAGTGTCGTGTGCTAGATAACCGTTTACATGCGGGAGCAATTCCCCTTGTGACTCCGCTGTCTGGCCTAGACTATTTTAACTTATATAGCGAAAGTTCATTTTTATATTGCGGTAAAAACCATCCCTTGTTTGGCAAATGTAGCAAGATGGATTTAGATGAATTAAAAGAATGGCAAGCTGTACTTCCCAATTATGCAATTACACCTGAAGCAGCAAAGTTGCATCAGCTTTTAGACTGTAAAGCGACAGCAAGTGACCGTGAAGGAATTGCATTTCTGATTTTAACAGGAAAATTCTTAGGTTTTTTACCCGACCACTATGCAAAAAAATGGGTTGAAGATGGTTTTATGCAAGCTGTTTCAAAAGAAAAAATGCATTACAGCACACCCATTTGTTTAATTACTCATAAAGGCAAAAACCACAATATTATTTTAAAAACTTTTATGGAGATGCTTGAGAAGCGGATTATTGGAAGTTAA
- a CDS encoding aspartate aminotransferase family protein — MIMFDIDKLTDDDAASETVQSNAQMSLNYQAHWMPFSANRNFHKDPRMIVGAKGSYLIDSAGREVYDSLSGLWTCGAGHTLPEIQQAVSTQLAKLDYSPAFQFGHPLSFQLAERIIQLMPEKLQHVFFTDSGSESADTAIKMARAYWRIKGKPSKTKLIGRARGYHGVNVAGTSLGGIGGNRKMFGQLMDVDHLPHTLQPNLSFTKGCAETGGVELANEMLKLIELHDASNIAAVIVEPVSGSAGCIVPPTGYLKRLREICDQHDILLIFDEVITGFGRMGKWTASEYFDVTPDILNFAKQITNGAIPLGGVVASHEIYDAFMQQDLPEHAVEFTHGYTYSAHPVACAAALATLDVLERKNLIHQSADLAPSFEKLLHELKGAPNIIDIRNCGLIGAVQLAPRDGDATIRGFEIGMQLWKAGFYVRFGGDTLQFGPMFNSTEAELQRLMNAVGEAIYQVK, encoded by the coding sequence GTGATTATGTTTGATATCGACAAATTAACTGATGACGACGCAGCATCGGAAACCGTTCAATCAAATGCTCAGATGAGCTTAAATTATCAAGCGCATTGGATGCCATTTTCCGCAAATCGTAATTTCCATAAAGATCCGCGCATGATTGTCGGTGCTAAAGGGTCTTATTTAATTGATAGCGCAGGCCGCGAAGTCTACGACTCTTTGTCGGGCCTTTGGACTTGTGGTGCTGGGCATACGCTTCCTGAAATTCAGCAAGCTGTAAGTACTCAGTTGGCAAAGCTGGATTATTCACCGGCATTTCAGTTTGGTCATCCATTGTCGTTTCAATTGGCTGAACGAATTATTCAGCTTATGCCTGAAAAATTGCAGCATGTATTTTTTACTGACTCAGGTTCAGAGTCTGCCGACACCGCAATTAAAATGGCGCGTGCCTATTGGCGCATTAAAGGTAAACCAAGCAAGACTAAATTGATTGGTCGTGCCCGTGGCTATCATGGTGTAAACGTTGCGGGGACAAGTCTTGGTGGTATCGGTGGTAACCGAAAAATGTTTGGTCAGCTTATGGATGTAGACCACTTACCGCATACCTTACAACCCAATTTAAGTTTTACTAAAGGCTGTGCTGAAACTGGTGGCGTAGAGCTTGCCAATGAAATGCTTAAGTTAATTGAGCTACATGATGCTTCGAATATCGCCGCAGTCATTGTGGAGCCAGTTTCTGGTTCGGCAGGATGCATTGTGCCGCCGACTGGTTATTTAAAACGTTTAAGAGAAATCTGTGATCAACACGATATCTTACTTATTTTTGACGAAGTCATTACTGGTTTTGGGCGGATGGGGAAATGGACGGCTTCAGAATATTTTGACGTTACGCCAGATATTTTAAATTTTGCCAAACAAATTACCAACGGTGCTATTCCACTGGGTGGCGTGGTGGCAAGCCATGAAATTTATGATGCCTTTATGCAGCAAGATTTACCTGAACATGCGGTTGAGTTTACCCATGGCTATACCTATTCGGCGCATCCTGTTGCCTGTGCGGCGGCTTTAGCAACACTCGATGTTTTAGAGAGGAAAAATTTAATTCATCAATCGGCTGATTTAGCTCCAAGCTTTGAAAAACTTTTACATGAATTAAAAGGCGCTCCAAACATTATTGATATACGCAACTGCGGGCTGATTGGCGCTGTGCAATTGGCACCCCGTGACGGCGATGCGACGATTCGTGGTTTTGAAATTGGTATGCAACTTTGGAAAGCGGGTTTTTACGTCCGTTTTGGCGGAGATACGCTTCAGTTTGGTCCAATGTTTAATAGCACTGAAGCTGAGTTGCAACGACTCATGAATGCCGTGGGTGAGGCAATTTATCAAGTGAAATAA